Proteins from one Fragaria vesca subsp. vesca linkage group LG6, FraVesHawaii_1.0, whole genome shotgun sequence genomic window:
- the LOC101295440 gene encoding kinesin-5-like has product MFPEICDGATPGHDSEPSETSETVQTLVTVKSEVDGDVSDKVQTLETVTDDLDSDVTGKVSDDAAEQVVGVSDLIEESGVSNETEEHSPFQGETLPILQKIIDLSAKIKDLKKDHTVLSDEVKQTTSSFPDPEVLKTLQMLSTEHELLKKKYLAESSERKRLYNEVIELKGNIRVFCRCRPLNQNEISNGYNSVIEFDSSLDNELQVLSSDSSKKQFKFDHVFRPKDDQEAVFAQTKPIVTSVLDGFNVCIFAYGQTGTGKTFTMEGTPENRGVNYRTLEELFRLSEDRCGSMRYDLSVSMLEVYNEKIRDLLVDNTHQPTKKLEIKQAADGTLDVPGLVEPHVNGFEEMWEFLKSGSRSRSVGSTSANELSSRSHCLLRVTVKGENLISGHRTRSQLWLVDLAGSERVGRIEVEGERLKESQFINKSLSALGDVISSLASKTAHIPYRNSKLTHMLQSSLGGDCKTLMFVQISPSSADLGETLCSLNFASRVRGVESGPIRKQADLTELLKYKQLAEKAKHDEKETKKLQDGLSAAQLRLAAREHMCRNLQEKVRDLENQLAEERKTRLKQESRALATSSSTSSWKQGAQKAVAEKKPPLAPNKSRLPLRRIGNLLPQPSAFPPKKDSYSTSAVPPPMDGKENVSTTSGATRNTGRLILPKRMSIAVRPPPTTTTTTAQQVRKPKRHSIATLPNFRPEPNSYMATPLNNNTSASRFNNGRPSFLPRKRYSRLFSPMPDFKSAAETTPTAMRSSSKFMCSPPAQQASSFKSRLPTAIALQRKPVIWSPLKFLKNRRPSLALPSRVEM; this is encoded by the exons ATGTTCCCGGAAATCTGCGACGGCGCTACACCGGGTCACGATTCGGAGCCTTCTGAAACCTCCGAAACAG TGCAAACCCTAGTGACTGTGAAGAGCGAGGTGGATGGTGATGTCAGTGACAAAG TTCAAACCCTAGAGACTGTGACAGACGATTTGGACAGTGATGTCACTGGTAAAG TTTCAGATGATGCTGCAGAACAAGTTGTGGGAGTTTCTGATTTGATTGAGGAGAGTGGTGTGTCAAATGAAACTGAAGAACATTCCCCATTTCAAGGGGAGACCCTTCCAATTCTGCAGAAGATCATTGATTTGAGTGCCAAAATTAAG GACTTGAAAAAAGATCATACTGTATTGTCTGATGAAGTCAAGCAAACGACGAGTTCTTTTCCAGACCCTGAAGTTTTGAAAACTCTTCAGATGCTAA GTACTGAACATGAACTTCTGAAGAAGAAGTACCTTGCTGAGTCCTCTGAACGGAAGCGACTATACAATGAAGTGATTGAGCTTAAAGGCAATATCAGGGTTTTCTGCAGATGTAGACCTTTGAACCAAAATGAAATTTCAAATGGATATAATTCCGTTATTGAGTTCGACTCCTCCTTAGATAATGAGCTGCAGGTCCTTTCCTCTGATTCTTCAAAAAAGCAGTTCAAGTTTGACCATGTGTTCAGACCCAAGGATGACCAAG AGGCTGTTTTCGCTCAAACTAAACCTATTGTCACCTCAGTGTTGGATGGGTTTAATGTGTGCATATTTGCCTATGGACAAACTGGAACTGGTAAGACCTTTACAATGGAGGGAACTCCTGAAAATAGGGGTGTCAACTACAGAACTCTAGAGGAGTTGTTTCGGCTTTCAGAAGACAGATGTGGTTCCATGCGATATGACTTATCAGTTAGCATGCTTGAAGTTTATAATGAGAAGATAAGGGACCTTTTGGTAGATAACACCCACCAACCCACGAAGAA GTTGGAAATCAAGCAAGCTGCAGACGGAACCCTAGATGTGCCAGGACTTGTTGAACCTCACGTGAATGGGTTTGAGGAGATGTGGGAATTTCTGAAGTCTGGAAGCCGCTCCAGATCTGTTGGATCAACCAGTGCTAATGAGCTGAGCAGCCGGTCTCACTG CTTGTTGAGAGTGACTGTTAAGGGGGAGAACTTGATAAGTGGGCACAGGACTCGGAGTCAACTGTGGCTAGTAGACTTGGCTGGTAGTGAGCGTGTGGGGAGGATTGAGGTTGAAGGGGAAAGACTGAAGGAATCTCAGTTTATAAATAAATCTCTCTCGGCCCTTGGAGATGTAATCTCATCCCTTGCTTCCAAAACAGCCCATATTCCTTACAGGAATTCAAAGCTCACTCATATGCTGCAGAGCTCTCTAG GAGGAGATTGCAAAACATTGATGTTTGTCCAGATCAGCCCAAGTTCCGCAGATTTAGGAGAAACACTATGTTCTTTGAATTTTGCCAGCCGAGTCCGAGGAGTTGAGAGTGGCCCAATTCGCAAACAAGCAGACCTCACAGAGCTGCTCAAGTACAAGCAATTGGCAGAAAAAGCTAAACATGACGAGAAGGAGACAAAGAAACTACAGGATGGTTTATCGGCTGCGCAGTTAAGGCTAGCTGCAAGAGAACACATGTGCAGAAATCTTCAAGAAAAG GTCCGAGACCTTGAGAACCAATTGGCAGAGGAAAGGAAGACTAGACTGAAACAGGAAAGTAGAGCTTTGGCTACTTCATCATCAACATCATCCTGGAAACAAGGAGCACAGAAGGCTGTTGCAGAGAAGAAGCCACCATTGGCTCCCAACAAATCAAGGCTTCCCCTGAGAAGAATTGGCAATTTATTGCCCCAGCCATCTGCTTTTCCTCCCAAAAAGGACAGCTACTCGACTTCTGCTGTTCCACCTCCAATGGATGGCAAAGAAAACGTCTCAACAACATCAGGGGCCACAAGAAACACCGGCCGCCTTATTTTACCAAAACGTATGTCCATTGCTGTGAGGCCTCCTCCAACAACAACCACCACAACAGCACAGCAGGTTCGTAAGCCTAAGAGACATTCCATTGCTACTCTTCCTAACTTTAGGCCCGAGCCAAACTCTTACATGGCTACTCCCCTCAACAACAACACCTCTGCCTCTCGGTTCAATAATGGGAGGCCCTCATTTCTGCCGCGAAAGAGATATTCAAGATTGTTCTCTCCAATGCCTGATTTTAAGTCAGCAGCAGAGACAACCCCTACTGCCATGAGGAGCAGTAGTAAGTTCATGTGCAGCCCCCCAGCACAGCAGGCTAGTTCATTCAAATCAAGGCTTCCCACAGCCATTGCATTGCAGCGAAAACCAGTAATTTGGAGTCCGCTAAAGTTCTTGAAGAACAGGAGGCCGTCACTGGCTCTGCCCTCTAGAGTGGAGATGTAG
- the LOC101295735 gene encoding uncharacterized protein LOC101295735, giving the protein MVAKTPPKQRKMVAPLNPALLRETVKKVDRCMARLQELQYTVTGGTKVISGVSLSPRSTRGYMRTSLRCKQESARIKGLTPRKSPVGKFPAGKSPAKSAGEWQRMSLPAMLLSETVGEILQSSQFAREIVASVPKKTTIEDPKTPMSQQRKQRPPPENTELMARRKREKHNKAQLNRSESRSPVLQRARSRINFKVSPPKKREIEKENTRYLANRVSPKNRPWAKKSVLFPNPLFLATDTSPTQNKFCRTRSPMIGRSSTSNTKPHTQQIQTPHKFLIKSPASASKFQVKIKSPPLISSLSPTKAKKSPKKSAVSKLRRSFSPSRLATRLVSLSPLKSRKSVQKSEVVIMPGLKQRPTSSMPLGISARRN; this is encoded by the exons ATGGTTGCTAAAACCCCACCAAAGCAAAGAAAGATGGTAGCCCCTCTCAATCCAGCTCTGCTTAGAGAAACAGTGAAGAAG GTGGATAGGTGTATGGCTAGGTTGCAGGAGCTGCAGTATACAGTGACGGGTGGGACGAAGGTGATATCGGGAGTGAGTCTCAGCCCGAGAAGTACTAGAGGTTATATGAGGACTAGTCTCAGATGTAAACAAGAATCTGCAAG GATAAAAGGTTTGACGCCGAGGAAATCTCCGGTGGGCAAGTTTCCGGCAGGGAAGTCTCCAGCAAAGTCAGCAG GGGAATGGCAGAGAATGTCACTGCCGGCAATGCTGCTCAGCGAAACAGTCGGAGAAATTCTTCAGTCTAGTCAATTTGCTAGGGAAATAGTAGCATCAGTTCCCAAGAAAACCACCATAGAAGACCCCAAAACCCCAATGTCCCAACAGAGGAAACAGAGACCACCCCCTGAAAACACAGAGCTCATGGCCAGAAGAAAGAGGGAGAAGCACAACAAAGCTCAATTGAACCGATCAGAATCACGCTCACCGGTTCTCCAAAGAGCCCGGTCTCGAATCAACTTCAAGGTTTCGCCTCCTAAGAAGAGAGAGATAGAGAAAGAGAACACCAGATACTTGGCAAACAGAGTGTCTCCCAAAAACAGACCATGGGCTAAAAAGAGTGTATTGTTTCCCAACCCTTTGTTTTTGGCTACAGATACTTCACCAACTCAAAACAAGTTTTGTAGAACAAGGTCACCAATGATCGGAAGAAGTAGTACTAGTAATACTAAGCCACACACTCAGCAGATTCAGACTCCACACAAGTTTTTGATCAAGTCTCCAGCTTCGGCTTCAAAGTTCCAGGTCAAGATTAAGAGCCCTCCATTGATTTCTTCTCTTTCGCCAACTAAGGCCAAGAAGTCTCCGAAGAAATCTGCTGTGTCGAAACTGCGGCGGTCATTTTCTCCGTCCAGATTGGCTACTAGATTGGTGTCTCTGTCTCCATTGAAGAGTAGGAAGAGTGTGCAGAAGAGTGAGGTTGTAATAATGCCGGGTTTGAAACAGCGTCCAACTTCCTCAATGCCACTGGGAATTTCAGCTCGGAGGAATTAA
- the LOC101297162 gene encoding mitogen-activated protein kinase kinase kinase ANP1-like has protein sequence MQDIFGSVRRSLVFRPPDTDDSPVTLVDKITASLRKSRVFSKPSPPPPSSSVPKETAPPIRWRKGELIGCGAFGRVYMGMNLGSGELLAVKQVLIAVNSKEKAQAHIKELEEEVKLLKNLSHPNIVRYLGTVREEETLNILLEFVPGGSISSLLGKFGSFPEAVMRTYTKQLLLGLEYLHKNGIMHRDIKGANILVDNKGCIKLADFGASKQVVELATISGAKSMKGTPYWMAPEVIRQTGHSFSADIWSVGCTVIEMATGKPPWSEKYQEVAALFHIGTTKSHPPIPEHISFEAKDFLLKCLHKEPNLRPTASELLQIYYHQEDSEIPSPSYSSNLQTFEMSTCRDSSDMCTMDSLHCSTIHPDRVLESTHIWRRDSDDDMCQIDDKDDVMVGEVNLNSFYMPDDLKSFNPMCEPTDDMRCQFHRSSETEQNVRNLDTSHQIDIHAGCSGTIGADEKDFSFPCGRSLSEDDDELTESKITAFLDEKALELKKLQTPLYEEFYNSMNVVGSPSFVDSSPDETTSKYLKLPPKSRSPIRSPIGTPSAVADALGTVSPGSSGRRVSNIGNASNQNLKDMSSPPHTDRKGFGVDAQQEPGSPSMSFSEIQRKWKEELDQELERKREMMRQAGVGKTSSPKDRALNKQRERTRFASPGK, from the exons ATGCAAGACATCTTCGGATCAGTCCGCCGATCACTCGTGTTCCGGCCACCGGACACCGACGACTCCCCGGTAACCCTAGTCGACAAGATCACCGCCTCCCTTCGGAAATCCCGAGTCTTCTCCAAACCCTCCCCGCCGCCGCCGTCCTCCTCCGTCCCTAAAGAGACCGCGCCTCCGATCCGATGGCGCAAAGGCGAGTTGATCGGCTGCGGCGCCTTCGGCCGCGTCTACATGGGCATGAATCTCGGCTCCGGCGAGCTTCTGGCCGTTAAGCAG GTTCTTATCGCAGTGAACAGCAAGGAGAAAGCTCAG GCTCACATCAAGGAGCTTGAGGAAGAAGTGAAGCTTCTGAAGAATCTATCTCATCCAAACATTGTT AGATATTTGGGTACAGTGAGGGAGGAGGAAACCTTGAACATTCTGTTGGAGTTTGTCCCTGGTGGATCTATATCATCACTTTTGGGAAAATTTGGATCTTTCCCTGAGGCT GTAATGAGAACATACACCAAGCAGTTGTTGTTGGGATTAGAATATTTACACAAAAATGGAATAATGCACAGGGACATTAAG GGAGCAAATATCCTTGTTGATAACAAAGGATGCATTAAGCTTGCAGATTTTGGTGCATCCAAACAGGTGGTGGAGCTG GCAACAATTTCTGGTGCTAAGTCTATGAAGGGTACGCCATACTGGATGGCTCCTGAAGTTATTCGTCAGACTGGTCATAGCTT CTCTGCTGATATATGGAGTGTTGGATGTACTGTGATCGAGATGGCCACCGGAAAGCCTCCTTGGAGCGAAAAGTACCAAGAG GTTGCTGCTCTCTTCCATATAGGGACAACAAAGTCTCATCCACCAATCCCTGAGCACATTTCCTTTGAGGCGAAAGACTTTTTGTTAAAATGTCTGCACAA GGAGCCAAATTTGAGGCCGACGGCATCTGAGTTGCTTCA AATTTACTACCATCAGGAAGATTCTGAGATCCCTTCTCCATCATATTCTTCAAACCTACAGACCTT TGAGATGTCGACATGCCGAGATTCATCTGATATGTGTACTATGGATAGTTTGCACTGCTCAACCATACATCCTGACAGGGTGTTGGAAAGTACACACATTTGGAGAAGAGACAGTGATGATGACATGTGTCAGATTGATGACAAAGATGATGTTATGGTCGGTGAAGTAAACCTCAATTCTTTCTATATGCCCGACGACCTTAAG AGCTTTAACCCCATGTGCGAGCCCACTGATGATATGAGGTGCCAATTTCACCGAAGTTCAGAAACCGAACAAAATGTCAGGAATCTGGATACTAGCCACCAAATTGATATCCATGCTGGCTGTTCTGGAACAATTGGTGCGGATGAAAAAGATTTTTCATTTCCTTGTGGTCGATCTCTTTCGGAGGATGATGATGAGCTTACTGAATCGAAAATTACTGCGTTCTTGGATGAAAAG GCTCTGGAACTGAAGAAACTGCAAACACCTCTTTACGAAGAGTTTTACAACAGCATGAATGTAGTGGGTTCTCCAAGTTTTGTGGATAGCTCACCTGATGAAACTACTTCGAAGTACTTGAAATTACCTCCCAAAAGCAGATCACCCATACGTAGTCCAATTGGCACTCCATCTGCAGTAGCTGATGCACTTGGTACTGTAAGCCCTGGGAGTAGTGGTAGGCGCGTATCAAATATTGGTAATGCGAGCAATCAAAACTTAAAGGACATGTCATCACCTCCTCACACTGATCGGAAAGGGTTTGGAGTTGATGCTCAGCAAGAGCCAGGCAGCCCAAG TATGAGCTTCTCTGAGATACAAAGGAAGTGGAAAGAAGAGCTTGATCAGGAGCTAGAGAGAAAGCGAG AGATGATGCGTCAAGCAGGTGTAGGGAAAACATCATCGCCAAAAGATCGAGCTCTAAATAAGCAGAGAGAGCGGACAAGGTTTGCATCTCCAGGCAAATGA
- the LOC101296024 gene encoding putative UDP-glucuronate:xylan alpha-glucuronosyltransferase 4-like: MTIQCGDAQMASKLSSPSSSKPFYLYAFIFSLFLVLLVSSFRLNVINSVVVQHQQQQEQQFKNQTDNAVNVLKAVAKKLGRKKMRVGLVNVDHDRIRLMQGSEDIDPIPVSFDRVGGDRKWEDFFPEWIDEDERWEHPKCPEIPMPRFEDYNGIDVILAKVPCGTSGDEKQGIRDVFRLQVNLVLANMAARLGWRDPDFGAPHRTVYVVFIGSCDPMVEIFRCDDLVMRQGDSRVYKPELGRLKQKVLMPFGTCQLASGYARAGKEAWRPENFEYRRYAYVTILHSSEAYVCGAIALAQSIRRTNSTKDLILLADNSITPTSIAGLQAAGWDVRQIQRIRSVFSLKGSYNEWNYSKLRVWQLTEYSKVIFIDADLLVLENIDIFFTYPQLSAGLNHQHFFNSGLMIVEPSQCMFEYLMRKSFKIKPYNGGDQGFLNEIFTWWHRLPWWLNALKTFEGKSIEKHVMAQDLYAVHYLGLKPWMCYRDYDCNWDVESRRVFACDSAHRRWWQVYDAMPQELQPFCGLTEKMDKSLKTWRARAANASYVDGHWKIEIKDPRQHH, encoded by the exons ATGACCATCCAATGTGGTGATGCTCAGATGGCTTCGAAGCTCTCCTCTCCTTCTTCTTCAAAACCCTTCTATCTCTACGCCTTCATCTTCTCTCTATTCCTTGTACTCCTCGTTTCATCTTTCAGACTCAACGTTATCAACTCCGTCGTCGTTCAACACCAACAGCAGCAAGAACAACAATTCAAGAACCAAACCGATAACGCCGTCAACGTCCTCAAGGCCGTCGCCAAGAAATTGGGTAGGAAAAAGATGAGGGTCGGTTTGGTGAACGTAGACCACGACCGTATTCGACTAATGCAAGGATCAGAAGATATAGACCCGATTCCGGTGAGTTTCGATAGAGTTGGAGGTGATCGGAAGTGGGAGGATTTTTTCCCAGAATGGATAGACGAAGACGAGAGATGGGAACATCCAAAGTGCCCGGAAATCCCCATGCCTAGGTTTGAGGATTATAATGGCATCGATGTTATACTTGCAAAGGTTCCATGTGGGACTAGTGGTGATGAAAAGCAAGGGATTAGGGATGTGTTTAGGTTACAAGTGAATTTGGTGTTGGCGAATATGGCGGCGAGGCTAGGGTGGAGGGACCCTGATTTCGGTGCTCCTCACCGGACGGTGTACGTTGTGTTCATCGGATCGTGTGATCCCATGGTGGAGATTTTCAGATGTGATGACCTAGTGATGCGTCAAGGGGATTCTAGGGTTTATAAGCCTGAGCTTGGGAGGCTGAAGCAGAAGGTGCTTATGCCTTTTGGGACATGCCAACTTGCCTCTGGTTATGCACGAGCAG GTAAAGAAGCTTGGAGACCAGAGAATTTCGAATACCGGAGATACGCCTATGTAACAATCTTACACTCCTCAGAAGCCTACGTTTGTGGTGCAATAGCTTTGGCTCAAAGCATCAGAAGAACCAACTCCACCAAAGACCTAATCCTCCTCGCAGACAATTCCATCACTCCCACATCCATCGCCGGCCTACAAGCCGCCGGATGGGATGTCAGGCAAATCCAACGAATCCGAAGCGTATTTTCCCTAAAGGGTTCATACAATGAGTGGAACTACAGCAAACTACGTGTATGGCAACTAACTGAGTACTCCAAAGTCATTTTCATCGATGCAGATCTTCTAGTCCTAGAGAACATAGACATTTTCTTCACATACCCACAATTATCTGCTGGGTTGAACCACCAGCACTTCTTCAACTCCGGCTTGATGATTGTAGAGCCATCTCAATGCATGTTCGAATACCTAATGCGAAAAAGCTTCAAAATCAAGCCTTACAATGGTGGTGATCAGGGTTTCCTAAATGAAATCTTTACCTGGTGGCATAGGCTCCCTTGGTGGCTAAATGCACTGAAAACTTTCGAGGGAAAGAGTATCGAAAAACATGTGATGGCTCAGGATCTTTACGCAGTGCATTATTTAGGGTTGAAGCCATGGATGTGTTACAGGGATTATGACTGTAATTGGGATGTAGAGAGTCGTCGAGTGTTCGCGTGTGACTCAGCTCACCGGAGATGGTGGCAAGTCTATGATGCCATGCCGCAGGAGCTGCAACCTTTTTGTGGTTTGACAGAAAAGATGGATAAGAGTTTGAAGACATGGAGAGCTAGAGCAGCTAATGCTAGTTATGTTGATGGTCATTGGAAAATTGAGATTAAAGACCCTCGACAGCACCATTAG
- the LOC101296311 gene encoding cyclin-P3-1-like: MAVISGSFSSLELEKYGEGLLTEKPRVLSVLSSILERSVQKNEKLVRASKMKDVVTMFHASEAPALSITKYIERIFKYSSCSNSCFVVAYIYMERFLQRTGTCLTSLNVHRLLITSILVAAKFMDVDCYSNGYYAKVGGVSIGEMNNLEMTFLLSLDFKLHVTTEMFEKYCQQLEDVGGHQTGHFRKVQTLKDDWTIIEATLTRHSRSKQTVLVKYQKDKACVFSWLT, encoded by the exons ATGGCTGTAATCTCGGGTTCTTTCTCATCTTTGGAGTTAGAGAAATATGGAGAAGGACTGCTTACAGAAAAACCGCGAGTTTTATCAGTCCTCTCTTCAATTCTGGAGAGATCAGTTCAAAAGAATGAGAAATTAGTAAGGGCATCAAAGATGAAGGACGTCGTTACAATGTTCCATGCATCAGAAGCTCCTGCCTTAAGCATTACAAAGTACATAGAGCGCATCTTCAAGTACTCAAGCTGCAGCAATTCTTGCTTTGTTGTTGCATACATATACATGGAAAGATTTCTGCAACGTACGGGGACTTGTCTCACTTCTCTCAACGTTCACCGGCTTTTAATCACCAGCATTCTAGTTGCTGCAAAATTTATGGATGTTGA TTGTTATAGCAATGGCTACTATGCCAAAGTGGGAGGAGTGAGCATTGGAGAGATGAACAACCTAGAGATGACATTCTTGTTGAGTTTGGATTTCAAACTCCATGTCACCACAGAGATGTTTGAGAAGTATTGTCAGCAACTTGAAGATGTGGGAGGGCACCAAACTGGGCACTTCAGAAAGGTTCAGACCTTGAAAGATGATTGGACCATAATCGAAGCAACATTAACGCGCCATAGTCGAAGCAAACAAACAGTACTAGTGAAGTATCAGAAGGACAAGGCTTGTGTATTTTCATGGTTAACCTAA